A genomic segment from Burkholderia plantarii encodes:
- a CDS encoding LysR family transcriptional regulator: MITLDVDAVHAFVLVADLGSFTKAAHALGTSQASVSVKIKRLEDRLGYRLLDRTPRHVRLSIRGTAFLRPARNFVSAHELAVAGLNVSSKRLAIGISDQVAGPNLPSLLAKLSAYDPTLIIEVQIDASRALVEAFEKGAIDAAIVRRESEQWDGEPLMRERLGWFASPLREHRDDEPLRLASLAPSCGVRALATEALDAAGIAWTEVFIGGGMAAVGAAVSAGLAIAAFPYSVAPLGTVDVGQRYRLPALPDSTIVLFNSTTDAASQGAIRALTASFRNVEFVAPEEEPSAMVA, from the coding sequence ATGATTACGCTTGACGTCGATGCAGTACATGCATTTGTCCTGGTGGCCGATCTGGGAAGTTTCACGAAGGCCGCGCATGCGCTGGGGACTTCGCAGGCCTCGGTGAGCGTGAAAATCAAGCGACTCGAGGACCGGCTCGGCTATCGCCTGCTCGATCGCACGCCGCGCCACGTCAGGCTCTCGATCCGGGGCACGGCGTTCCTGCGGCCGGCCCGCAATTTCGTTTCGGCGCATGAGCTGGCCGTGGCCGGCCTGAACGTCTCGTCGAAGCGGCTCGCGATCGGCATCAGCGACCAGGTCGCCGGCCCCAACCTGCCGTCGCTGCTCGCCAAGCTGAGCGCCTACGATCCCACGCTCATCATCGAGGTCCAGATCGACGCCTCGCGCGCCCTGGTGGAAGCGTTCGAGAAGGGCGCGATCGATGCGGCCATCGTCCGGCGCGAGAGCGAACAATGGGACGGCGAGCCGCTGATGCGCGAACGGCTCGGCTGGTTTGCCTCGCCGCTGCGCGAGCATCGCGACGACGAACCGCTGCGGCTCGCCTCGCTCGCGCCGTCGTGCGGGGTCCGCGCGCTCGCGACCGAGGCGCTCGACGCGGCGGGCATCGCCTGGACCGAGGTATTCATCGGCGGCGGGATGGCCGCGGTCGGCGCGGCCGTATCGGCCGGCCTCGCGATCGCCGCGTTCCCCTATAGCGTCGCACCGCTCGGCACCGTCGACGTCGGCCAGCGCTACCGCCTGCCGGCCCTGCCCGATTCCACCATCGTATTGTTCAATTCGACCACCGATGCGGCCTCGCAGGGCGCGATACGGGCGCTGACGGCGTCGTTCCGCAACGTCGAATTCGTGGCGCCCGAGGAAGAACCGAGCGCCATGGTGGCCTGA
- a CDS encoding amidase, producing the protein MNIVELPAPELRKMIGSKAISPIELTEACIARIEALDPYVNAMAATDFDAARRAAQAAEDAVMRGVPLGLLHGLPAGIKDLEATAGLLTTHGSPLYRDFVPAEDNLLVARLRAAGAIVVGKTNVPELGAGANTRNPVWGATGNPFDPNRNAGGSSGGSAAALACDMLPVCTGSDTGGSLRIPAALCGVVGFRPSPGLVPSPRKLLGWTPISVVGPMGRNVAEARLQLAATVGLDSGDLLSYEVDAEAFLAPREIDLSRLRVGWTEDFGVCDVDDDIRRTFLRKLEVMRGMFAVCEPIDVDLADAHRAFDVIRAESFVAGLRAAYEKDPESLGPNTRTNYELGAAMTLADSASAHAAQTAIARRFQQLFGRYDVILAPTTPVSPFPWTQMFASSVGGRAQENYYRWLALTYVTTLCTNPAASLPCGKDEAGMPFGLQVIGPFRGDRRTLDICEALEAAFSRSSEMCRPRPDLQRLANAIIAPPLRSIVVVAQGDGRTHESRTGGTSLV; encoded by the coding sequence ATGAATATCGTCGAATTGCCCGCGCCCGAGTTGCGCAAGATGATTGGCAGCAAGGCCATTTCGCCAATCGAACTCACCGAGGCGTGCATCGCGCGTATCGAGGCGCTCGATCCCTACGTGAATGCCATGGCGGCCACCGACTTCGACGCGGCTCGCCGCGCGGCGCAAGCGGCGGAAGACGCTGTGATGCGCGGCGTGCCGCTTGGTCTGCTGCATGGTTTGCCCGCAGGCATCAAGGATCTCGAAGCCACGGCGGGCTTGCTCACCACCCACGGCTCGCCGCTGTATCGCGATTTCGTACCAGCCGAGGACAATCTGCTCGTCGCGCGCTTGCGGGCGGCAGGCGCGATCGTCGTCGGCAAGACCAACGTGCCGGAACTGGGCGCGGGCGCGAATACGCGCAACCCCGTGTGGGGCGCAACGGGCAATCCGTTCGATCCGAACCGCAACGCGGGCGGCTCGTCCGGCGGTTCGGCGGCGGCGCTCGCGTGCGACATGCTGCCCGTGTGTACCGGCTCCGATACGGGCGGCTCGCTGCGCATTCCGGCGGCGTTGTGTGGCGTGGTGGGCTTTCGGCCGTCGCCGGGGCTCGTGCCGAGTCCACGAAAGCTGCTGGGCTGGACGCCCATTTCCGTGGTCGGGCCGATGGGGCGCAACGTGGCGGAAGCGCGCCTGCAACTCGCGGCCACGGTCGGCCTCGATAGCGGCGATTTGCTCAGCTACGAGGTGGATGCGGAGGCGTTTCTCGCGCCGCGCGAGATTGACTTGAGCCGCCTGCGCGTGGGCTGGACAGAAGATTTCGGCGTGTGCGATGTCGACGACGATATTCGCCGCACGTTCCTCCGCAAGCTCGAGGTCATGCGCGGGATGTTCGCGGTTTGCGAGCCGATCGACGTGGATCTCGCCGATGCACATCGCGCCTTCGACGTGATTCGTGCCGAGAGTTTCGTTGCGGGTTTGCGCGCGGCGTATGAGAAAGATCCCGAGTCGCTCGGCCCGAATACGCGCACCAATTACGAGCTGGGCGCGGCGATGACGCTCGCCGATTCCGCCTCGGCGCACGCGGCGCAAACGGCCATCGCGCGACGCTTTCAGCAGCTATTCGGCCGCTACGACGTGATACTCGCGCCGACCACGCCGGTTTCGCCGTTCCCGTGGACGCAGATGTTCGCGAGCAGCGTAGGCGGTCGTGCGCAGGAAAACTACTATCGATGGCTCGCGTTGACTTATGTGACCACGCTGTGCACTAATCCGGCCGCAAGCTTGCCGTGCGGGAAGGACGAAGCCGGCATGCCGTTCGGTTTGCAGGTCATCGGACCGTTTCGCGGCGACCGGCGTACGCTGGATATCTGCGAGGCGCTGGAAGCGGCGTTTTCGCGATCATCTGAAATGTGCAGGCCTCGCCCCGACCTACAGCGGCTCGCGAACGCGATTATCGCCCCGCCGTTGCGGTCGATCGTAGTCGTCGCGCAGGGCGACGGACGCACTCACGAGAGCCGAACGGGAGGCACTTCGTTGGTCTGA
- a CDS encoding molybdopterin-dependent oxidoreductase — translation MSFITPLDQLFVISHLEPPGVFPAPWRLTVSGLVARDATLDLADLHRYPQASLESVHHCAGNPLAPSEASRQAANLKWSGVWLRDVLDDLGVRPGARFVWSDGLDSGSFAGETVEFYRKDLPLARVAEDVMLATGLNGQSLGREHGGPLRLVVPGYYGTNSVKWLLRLTLAAERARGLFTTRLYNDSPAGGPLRPVWEMAPMSMIAVPAEGARVFAPVLVRGWTWGDREIRSVELSDDGGRLWSEAFVGRRRGREWQPWFALWVPSKPGRQTIQCRATDAAGATQPHSGARNGIHRIEIEVVESLDE, via the coding sequence ATGTCGTTCATCACGCCGCTGGACCAGCTGTTCGTCATTTCCCATCTCGAACCTCCCGGCGTGTTTCCGGCTCCCTGGCGCCTGACCGTGAGCGGGCTCGTGGCACGCGACGCGACGCTCGACCTCGCGGACCTGCACCGCTATCCGCAGGCGTCGCTCGAAAGCGTCCACCATTGCGCCGGGAACCCGCTGGCACCGTCCGAGGCATCCCGACAGGCCGCCAACCTGAAGTGGAGCGGCGTCTGGCTGCGCGATGTGCTCGACGACCTCGGCGTGCGGCCTGGCGCGCGCTTCGTCTGGAGCGACGGCCTCGATAGCGGCAGCTTCGCCGGCGAGACGGTCGAGTTCTATCGCAAGGACCTGCCGCTGGCGCGCGTCGCCGAGGACGTGATGCTGGCCACCGGCCTCAACGGACAGTCGCTCGGGCGCGAGCACGGCGGGCCGCTGCGCCTCGTGGTGCCCGGTTACTACGGCACCAACAGCGTGAAGTGGTTGCTGCGCCTGACGCTCGCCGCCGAGCGCGCGCGGGGGCTGTTCACGACGCGGCTCTACAACGACTCGCCGGCGGGCGGCCCGCTGCGGCCCGTCTGGGAGATGGCGCCGATGTCGATGATCGCCGTGCCGGCCGAGGGCGCGCGCGTCTTCGCGCCTGTGCTGGTGCGCGGTTGGACCTGGGGGGATCGTGAGATCCGCAGCGTCGAACTGAGCGACGACGGCGGCCGGCTGTGGTCCGAGGCGTTCGTCGGGCGCCGTCGCGGACGCGAATGGCAGCCATGGTTCGCGCTGTGGGTGCCATCGAAGCCGGGACGCCAGACCATCCAGTGCCGCGCGACCGATGCAGCCGGTGCCACGCAGCCGCACAGCGGCGCACGCAACGGCATTCATCGGATCGAGATCGAGGTCGTCGAGTCGCTCGACGAATGA
- a CDS encoding aspartate aminotransferase family protein, giving the protein MTTSILPETQVHARSDAATVGEALAAAAAAFAARNPQSAQQYKRATEVMPGGNTRSVLFYEPFPLAMAKGEGCRLWDADGHEYLDFIAEFSAGIYGHSHPQIRAAIDAALDDGLNLSGHNLLESRLAKAVCERFASLETVRFTNSGTEANLMMLATAKAFTRRSKVIVFVGGYHGGVLSFGRGANVVNVPHAFLYAEYNDLDSVRRLLDENVNEVAAILVEPMQGASGCIVGETAFLQGLRELSTAHGALLMFDEVMTSRLAPGGLQAELGVAPDLTSLGKYIGGGMSFGAFGGRAEIMALFDPRRSGALQHAGTFNNNVMTMAAGWTGLTQIFTPEAARALTARGDALREALNSRFAASNVAMRFIGIGSLMNVQITGRPVRSVRDIDAGMNEFKDLLFFHLIEQGIYIARRGYVVLSLPVGDAEMARLEAALASFIERYAHLLPRDDNSDR; this is encoded by the coding sequence ATGACGACGTCGATTCTTCCCGAAACCCAGGTCCACGCTCGCAGCGATGCCGCGACGGTCGGCGAAGCGCTGGCCGCTGCTGCTGCCGCGTTCGCCGCGCGCAACCCGCAAAGCGCGCAGCAATACAAACGCGCGACCGAAGTCATGCCCGGCGGTAACACGCGTTCGGTGCTGTTTTACGAGCCGTTTCCGCTGGCAATGGCGAAAGGCGAGGGCTGCCGCCTGTGGGACGCGGACGGTCACGAATACCTCGATTTCATCGCCGAATTCAGCGCGGGCATTTACGGCCATTCGCATCCCCAGATTCGCGCGGCTATCGACGCGGCGCTCGACGACGGCCTGAATCTGAGCGGCCATAACCTGCTCGAATCTCGTCTGGCCAAAGCTGTGTGCGAGCGTTTCGCCTCGCTCGAAACGGTGCGCTTCACGAACTCGGGCACCGAGGCCAACCTGATGATGCTGGCCACCGCGAAAGCCTTCACGCGGCGCAGCAAGGTGATCGTATTCGTGGGCGGCTATCACGGGGGCGTGCTCAGCTTCGGGCGCGGCGCAAATGTCGTCAACGTGCCGCACGCGTTTCTCTATGCCGAGTACAACGATCTCGACAGCGTGCGACGTCTGCTTGACGAAAACGTCAACGAAGTCGCGGCGATTCTCGTCGAACCGATGCAAGGCGCGTCGGGTTGCATCGTCGGCGAAACCGCCTTTTTGCAGGGCTTGCGCGAGCTTTCGACCGCGCATGGCGCATTGTTGATGTTCGACGAAGTGATGACCTCGCGGCTGGCGCCGGGCGGCTTGCAAGCCGAACTCGGCGTCGCGCCCGATCTCACGTCGCTTGGCAAGTACATTGGTGGCGGCATGTCGTTCGGCGCGTTCGGCGGCCGCGCCGAAATCATGGCGTTGTTCGATCCGCGCAGGAGCGGCGCATTGCAGCACGCGGGCACCTTCAACAATAACGTGATGACGATGGCGGCAGGCTGGACCGGCCTCACGCAGATCTTCACGCCCGAGGCTGCGCGTGCGCTCACGGCGCGCGGCGACGCATTGCGCGAAGCGTTGAACTCGCGTTTTGCGGCATCAAACGTGGCGATGCGATTTATCGGCATTGGCTCGTTGATGAATGTGCAGATCACCGGGCGGCCCGTGCGTTCGGTACGCGACATCGACGCCGGGATGAACGAGTTCAAGGACCTGTTGTTCTTCCATCTGATCGAGCAGGGCATTTACATCGCCCGGCGCGGCTATGTGGTGCTGAGTTTGCCGGTGGGCGACGCGGAAATGGCGCGCTTGGAAGCGGCACTCGCGAGTTTCATCGAACGCTACGCACACCTGCTGCCGCGCGACGATAATTCGGATCGCTAG
- a CDS encoding MFS transporter yields the protein MNSSSSHAAPFDTTTPATLRAEQRRAIGAGMVGYILEWFDFGVYGFLAAIIAKNFFPSTDEFTSLLASFAVFGVGFIARPIGSVVLGRIADVRGRHITLATTMILMALSTVAIGFLPTYESIGIWASVLLVAARLVQGFAAGGEWGTAAAFLVEWGGANRRGFLGAFQQSSIAAGLLLGSLVAAILSSALDSNALASWGWRIPFFLGALLGPVGMYVRRRVQESPSFESEAARAHTLSGVQFAKSLFHAFSFVIFWAVSSYMVAVYMPTFANKYAHISRTQALWTSTASLATVMIVAPLMGALSDRIGRKPVLLASCVFFALLSYPLYAFIVSGIGFMTFFWTQLLMNAVFAMYSGAGPAALAEMFPTRVRSTGVAFGGALATILGGFSPFLTTWMIASTGASANAGWLLAGSALFTLPALVVMNDRAREKSI from the coding sequence ATGAACAGCAGCTCCTCTCACGCAGCTCCCTTCGATACCACCACGCCCGCTACGCTGCGCGCCGAGCAGCGGCGCGCCATCGGCGCAGGTATGGTCGGCTATATCCTCGAATGGTTCGATTTCGGGGTGTACGGTTTTCTCGCGGCGATCATCGCGAAGAACTTTTTCCCGTCGACGGACGAATTCACCTCGTTGTTGGCCTCATTCGCGGTGTTCGGCGTGGGCTTCATCGCGCGGCCCATCGGCAGTGTCGTGCTCGGCCGAATCGCCGACGTGCGCGGCCGCCACATCACGCTCGCCACCACCATGATCCTGATGGCGCTCAGTACTGTTGCGATTGGCTTTCTGCCCACTTACGAGAGCATCGGCATCTGGGCGTCCGTGCTGCTGGTGGCGGCGCGTCTCGTGCAGGGTTTCGCGGCGGGTGGCGAGTGGGGCACGGCGGCGGCGTTTCTGGTGGAGTGGGGCGGCGCGAACCGGCGCGGCTTCTTAGGCGCGTTTCAGCAATCGAGCATCGCAGCGGGCCTGCTGCTGGGCTCGCTCGTCGCGGCCATACTTAGCAGCGCGCTCGATTCGAACGCACTCGCTTCGTGGGGTTGGCGAATCCCGTTCTTTCTCGGCGCATTGCTCGGGCCGGTGGGTATGTACGTGCGCCGTCGCGTGCAGGAGTCACCGTCGTTCGAGAGCGAGGCAGCGCGCGCTCACACATTGAGCGGCGTGCAATTCGCGAAGTCGCTGTTTCACGCGTTTTCGTTCGTGATCTTCTGGGCCGTGAGTTCGTACATGGTGGCGGTGTATATGCCCACGTTCGCGAATAAGTATGCGCATATCTCGCGCACGCAGGCACTCTGGACCAGCACGGCCTCGCTCGCCACGGTGATGATCGTCGCGCCGCTCATGGGCGCGCTGTCCGACCGCATCGGCCGCAAGCCTGTGCTGCTCGCGAGTTGCGTGTTCTTCGCGCTGCTTTCGTATCCGCTCTATGCGTTCATTGTCTCGGGCATCGGTTTCATGACGTTCTTCTGGACGCAATTGCTCATGAACGCGGTGTTCGCGATGTATTCGGGTGCGGGCCCGGCGGCGCTCGCGGAGATGTTCCCGACGCGCGTGCGCTCCACCGGCGTGGCGTTCGGCGGCGCACTTGCGACCATCCTCGGCGGCTTTTCGCCGTTCCTCACCACGTGGATGATCGCCTCGACGGGCGCGAGCGCGAACGCGGGTTGGCTGCTCGCGGGCAGCGCGTTGTTCACGCTTCCCGCGCTCGTTGTGATGAACGACCGCGCGCGCGAAAAGTCGATTTGA
- a CDS encoding MFS transporter, which translates to MKSRDSDGNAAADARPISRSLALIVLLIGTFLSPLDYFIVNLALPAIKTGLHATAAELQLIVSVYASAFAVLLVTGGRLGDLFGRKRLFMAGLAGFVLASALCAAAPNGGVLVIGRILQGASASIMVPQILATIRTVFPPEQQTRVMGFYGFVFGFASVAGQLGGGVLITLKPFGLDWQSIFLINVPVGGLALLGAWRFVPENRPDRRPRLDLGGVVLLSLFLALIIYPLTQGRETGWPAWTFVCFAASVPVLLLFLFVEQRLKARGGDPLVDLHLFRNPVFSIGLILAFCFYCDSVFFLTYGIYLQSGLHWSALTSGLAVLPFGAGAIFGPLMSPAIVRRAGSHVLTAGFALLAVGFGLSGLALRHGTEPDLLFYFGLLLAGMGHGTVLPSVVRIVIGEIEPARAGLAGGVVTSMLQIGSAFGATAISGIFFSVLSNGRTAADYAHAYQAGIAVAAVLFVVCVFLSAALAGRHVRRAAAAA; encoded by the coding sequence ATGAAATCCAGGGATTCAGACGGAAACGCAGCCGCCGACGCGCGCCCTATCTCCCGCAGCCTGGCATTGATCGTTTTGCTGATCGGGACTTTTCTTTCTCCACTCGATTATTTCATCGTCAATCTCGCGCTGCCCGCGATTAAAACCGGATTGCACGCCACGGCCGCCGAATTGCAATTGATCGTTTCAGTTTATGCCTCGGCATTCGCGGTATTGCTGGTAACGGGCGGCCGGCTCGGCGATTTATTCGGGCGCAAGCGATTATTCATGGCGGGCCTGGCCGGCTTCGTGCTGGCCTCGGCGCTGTGCGCGGCGGCGCCGAACGGCGGCGTGCTCGTGATCGGCCGGATCCTGCAGGGCGCATCGGCCTCGATCATGGTGCCGCAGATCCTGGCGACGATCCGCACCGTGTTTCCTCCCGAGCAGCAGACCCGCGTGATGGGCTTCTACGGCTTCGTGTTCGGCTTTGCGTCGGTGGCGGGCCAACTCGGCGGCGGCGTGCTGATCACGCTGAAGCCGTTCGGCCTCGACTGGCAGTCGATCTTCCTCATCAACGTGCCGGTGGGCGGCCTGGCGCTGCTCGGCGCCTGGCGCTTCGTGCCGGAGAACCGCCCCGATCGGCGGCCGCGGCTCGACCTCGGCGGCGTGGTGCTGCTGTCGCTGTTCCTCGCGCTGATCATCTATCCGCTCACGCAGGGCCGCGAAACCGGCTGGCCCGCCTGGACCTTCGTCTGTTTCGCAGCGAGCGTGCCGGTGCTGCTGCTGTTCCTGTTCGTCGAGCAGCGGCTCAAGGCGCGTGGCGGCGATCCGCTCGTCGATTTGCACTTGTTTCGCAATCCTGTCTTTTCGATCGGCCTGATTCTCGCATTCTGCTTCTACTGCGACAGCGTGTTCTTCCTGACCTACGGCATCTACCTGCAAAGCGGTCTGCACTGGAGTGCGCTGACGTCGGGGCTGGCGGTGCTGCCGTTCGGCGCCGGCGCGATCTTCGGGCCGCTGATGTCGCCCGCAATCGTGCGGCGCGCGGGCAGCCATGTGCTGACCGCGGGCTTCGCGCTGCTCGCGGTCGGCTTCGGCCTGTCCGGCCTCGCGCTGCGGCACGGCACCGAACCCGATCTGCTGTTCTATTTCGGCCTGCTGCTGGCGGGGATGGGGCACGGCACGGTGCTGCCCTCGGTGGTGCGCATCGTGATCGGCGAGATCGAGCCGGCCCGGGCCGGGCTGGCCGGCGGCGTCGTCACCTCGATGCTGCAGATCGGCTCGGCGTTCGGCGCGACCGCCATCAGCGGCATCTTCTTCTCGGTGCTGTCGAACGGCCGGACGGCGGCCGACTATGCCCATGCCTACCAGGCGGGGATCGCTGTCGCGGCGGTGCTGTTCGTGGTCTGCGTATTCCTGTCGGCCGCACTCGCGGGACGCCACGTCCGCCGCGCGGCGGCCGCGGCCTGA